GTTGGGTCGGGGTGGTGCCGGTGATTTTGGTTGCACACTTGATGATTCTTGTgagttttttcttccttttctctaTGAGGAAGTTGTACCAGGATGCAATGTTGAATGTGAGGACTGATTCGATGAGTGACTGCTGTTAGAATGTCCCGTCTGACATTGAAACCTTTCAGCCTCCTCAGGAGAAACATGCACTGTCAGGCCTTTTTGTAGACCCCGCCCGCATGTTGCGTGAAGGACAGGTGGTGGTCGATCTCCGTGCCCAGGTACTTAAAGATCTCGACCTGTTCCACCAATGCCAATCCAACCTGAATGGTCCGGAGAGGTGTGAGGTGTCAGGTGCCCGGCGCCCCCTGCAGCACAGTTCTTTGGTCTTACTGATGTTCAGTTCCAGGGAACTCTTCTGGAGCCAGAGGACCATAGTGTCCACATACTGCCTGTATGTGGACAGGAAGCGCTCATCTGTCAGAAGGGCCACCAAGGCCATGTCATcagcatatttaaaaagtgacagTCCATTGCTATTGCAGGTGATTTCATTTGTATATATGGAGAAGAGGATGGGTGACAAGATAGAGCCCTGTGGGACCtcagtatttaaaacaatattgctGGATTTAAAACCATTCATTCTAACATGTTGGGGCCTGTCCTTTAAAAAATCCTTAATCCATAAAACCAGTGTAGTGTTGACTTGTAGTCCTTGGAGGCGGTGCAgaagtatgtttgtgtttactgtattaAAAGCAGATGAAAAGTCCATGAATAAAATCCTGACATATGAGCTTGGAGAGTTGAGGTGCCTAGCCACTGTGTCCAGGCTGGCGTCCTCAACTCCCTGTTTCACCTTGTAGGCAAACTGGAGGGGGTCCAGACTCTCGCCCACTGTGGTGGTAAGCTCCCCAGCGACCACCCATCTCCATGCGTTTGCAGAGGATGGAGGTGAGTGCCACAGGCCTGAAATCATTCATGGCATGGGGCTTTTTGGGAACGACGAGGATGGTTGTCTCCTTCCATGCCCTGGGGACGAAGCTGGCGTTCACGAACAGCTGGAAAAGCTGTGCCACCACACCACCCAGCTGAGCTGCGTGCTCCTTCAGTACGCAGCCCTTGAGCCCGTCCGGTCCAGGAGCTTTCCTCGGATGTAGGTTGGAGAGGATGGAAACGACCTTCCGCTCCTCCACACTGATTGATGCAGGGGCGTAGCTGGTGTTGGTCGGGGTCCAGTCCTCCACAGGGTCAGTCCTATTGAACCTGGCGTAGAAGGTGTTCAACTGCTCTGTGAAGGAGGCAGAGGCTGGGCACTGTATCTTGGCTGCTTTCTGAGCTCTGCCTATCATGGTGTTAAGACCCTGCCACGCCTCCCTTGCATTGCCTCTGGTGAACCTCTCCTCCATCTTATTTTTGTATCGGAGCTTGGACAGCTTGGTTTTGTGCTTCAGCTCCCTTTTCAGTTCATTGACACGTTTTTTGTCTCCCTGtataaatgccatttttttgaGGTTGAGACAGTGTTTCAGCTCTCTGGTGACCCAGGGCTTGTTATTAGGATAGAGCCTGACCTGTTTAGTTTGAAAGACACTGTCAGCGCAGAATGACATGTATGAACAGATGGAGTCGTTGAGTATGTTCAGGTCACCCTTCTCTGGAAGATCATCTCCCAGTCATTGAGCTCAAAACACCCCCTCAGCATTTCACAGAGTCATTATTCCAGACCTGGATGGTTTTTGAATGGTTCTTGGGTGTTTTCaatttttgtctgtattttggcagcagtaatattacattatgatCTGAGAAACCAAGGGGAGGGCGGGGCTTGGAGACATATGCGCCAGGTATATTTCCGAAACATAAGTCCAGCGTTTTGTCCAGTCGCGTTGGAGATGTGATATACTGCTCCAGCTGTGGGAGTAGCGTGGTGATGTCACAACTATTGAAATACCCCAGTAGAAAGACAGGCTGATCAGCTGCTCTGGAGACAGCGTTGTTGTACCTGTCTGCAATGCGTTCAGCTGCGAGCGTGTTGTCAGGGCCAGGGACACAGTCAACTGAGTGAACTCGCGAGGTAGATAGGGAGGACGGAACGACACAGTCATGATTTCGTAGTGCCATGAACAGTCGGTCTCACAAACTGTAAAATTGGTTGCCCATCCGTCATTCACGGCCATGCAAAGCCCGCCCCCAAtcaattttcctgttttcctaGTGTCCCGGTCAAAACGTATGAATGTAAATCCATCTAAACTCACTGTAATGTCCTCAGACAACCAAACAAATTGCAACAAAACAAGCTTGTATTCCGGTAGACAGAGTGAAATTTGACCAGCGCAGTGAgttcatccattttgttttgtagtgaGCGCACATTTGACAGAGTAAAAACAGGTAATGGGAGCTtacctcctcatctcctcagcctGTTTCTAATTCCTCCCCTTCATCCCCTTTTCCTCCGAATGCGTTTTCTTACCAGAGGCTCGGTTATTAGATCCAGGAGTGGCGATGCTGGTATTTTCCGGGAAGCGTGTTGTAGTTCCAAAAGATCAGCCCAGGCGTGGGTGAGTGTACCTGAGTTAGTGATGTGTGGTTCTGCTGGCGAAATCCACCATGCCCAAGCCGGTTGCAGAACACATAGCAAAGTCCACAGAAGTAATATCCGATGTTTCATATTTGACAAACTGCACATCCAACTCGGACGGTTAAGCCAAaatagcaaacaaaaacaaaacaaatacaaaacactaaGCCTCGAACCATGAGTTGCTCGAACACGCACGCACTTTAGCCAGGTACACATGTGCATTCGACAAAGCTTAAGCTAAATGGTAAACTGGTGAGATGTTAGTGGTGCCATAGCAAGTAAATATGTGGTGTTGATGTCGCAGGATCTCAAATAGACTGTTTAGCAGCCAAGGTTATTTGAGGACATTTTAAAGAGGTTGTTGTCATTGAATGAAAGCTCTTactttgcctgtgtgtgtgtgtgtgtgtgtgtgtatgcctgtgaaTGCGGGGGTGTCCCAGCATGGCATGAGATCTGTGAGCACTGGGAAAGTGGACGCACTGTGCTGACATGCCCTCAAGGCTTATCCATATTCACTGGCCAGGAGACcgcacagaaataaatgttcaGCGGTGAAACACTCAATCAATACTTACTTTTCTTGCTTAATGGTGAAGCAAATAGCCTTCTGCTGTAGCTAGACATCCCTCTGGATTCAATCAAGAttcatccttaactttgatgcACAATTAAATGTGAGTGTTCCTTTTTCGGTGAAAAGATAGTTACTTGCCTTCTTTTTTCTTGGCCTTGGCTAAATTTGTCAGAACGTTTTCcagaataagaaaaaagaacacttgAATTTAactgtgagtcaaagttaaatacaaaatgttcatTGAACCCAGGATGTCCACTGTCTAATTCAGTTCTGGTTGGGGCATAATTTTGATATATGTCCTATTTCAATATGTGTCATAAGAAGGAATTGGCTTTATTCTTTATGGATGTGGGTGGTTCTGATCCACCAAGATCCTGACCAGACTCACTCTTTGTGTTGCCAATCCACACTACACAACAGCAGTTCTGAACTACCCAAAGACTGTACATCTAGAAAGCTCTATGACAGCAAGTGTGGATCATCTTGCTTCATCTCaaacatatatttgtatttacttgACAGAACAGCATTATCATAAGCTTGGCACAGATGGAAACCAAAAGAGTAAGGATTAAGGGACTTGCTACAGTTATATGTTACAGATGCATCAGTCCTTTGGTGCTTTTGAATGTGGCTCAGATAAAATGAAGAAGCAAGCCTGCTCAATAACACGGTTTAACCACTGCTCCAATGGGACAGCACTGTATATGAGCAGAGTCGGAAATATGACCGGACGTTAGCTTTAGTGGGGTGTATTGCTCCACTCTGATGCTGTCCACTGCTGTAGTACTGAAGCTTGGCGGCAATGTGTCTCCTTCAGTCATATCAgccttaaccccccccccccgccccccgccaaaagccccgccgccccccccccccccccccaacccccgccaACCTCCGCCAACCTCCGCCACTCTAACTCCAACCCCCAGTAGGTCAGTCCTCCCCAATGTAGAGTCAGCCCTAATTAAATGTTCCTTTGGGCTCTGTTGTGTCATTTAATTAGATCAACACTTGGCTGGGTCAAAGTGAAGAGCAAGGGAAAGAAGAGAATGAAAAGACCTCActcagagagagcgagagggggagagagagaggggcgagaAGGAAAGGGgatgagaaaaagacagagagatagaggtATGGAGGCTCAGACAGAGGAGGGATGTCTGAACCCAACTGAGATAGCATTAATCATATTGCTGTGGTGCAAGTCCAGCTTTGGTGCTTGACATATTGTGTACATACACAATCTATAACAAAATACTAAAACCAAGCACTAAACACTTACATGCACTCTCTCTTGCTGTCATAAATTTAGATTTAGCTTGATTGTATTGTGGAAGCCGTTATAATAAGAAGTGTACGATATAATAACATTAGTGGTGAAAATGTTACTTACTATTATGCCATTAGTGAAGtactataaaatattaaaattgaaaaaataaagggaaaagATAATCTGACCATTTTCTGCATGATGAATTCCACACAGTATGAGCCATACATGAGTCTATCACATCCAACAAAtcctttctttatttcttcatCTTCAACCTCTCaataaacttgtttttgtttcaaaatggaTTCAGAGATCTGTGGTTTGCCATTTAAGCAATAACCATGCTTTCCTTGTTGGcaaataaattgtgtttaagcatctgtgttttttcactttttgacaaacatatttttgagaAAATTAGTTTCATATATTGGTTGTTAAGTTAAACAGAATTTTGTCATGCACCAGTGTAACTTGCCTAGTTATTTAACAATATCGGACaaattttgtaatttaacacaatttaaaaGATAAAACCATTTGCTGTCACAGAATTTGTGACCCCacatatttgaaaacaatatttgcatattaacaCCATTCAACACCAAGAATTCTCTCAGGCACCACTGAAATTGCACATtctgacaaaacaaaccaaaacaaaatatggCTTCTGCGCAGCACAGTCATAATGCATGATGCCGAAATTGAGGTGTAGGCCAAATTGATTTCCCTCTATAGCAGAAACAAATTTTCAATTTTAGCTGGAACCTTGGAAGtgaatatgcatacacataacTTGAATGCGAAGGGACCAATGAGGTAACCATAAATGTGACAGGGGATCCATGTCAGGAAATTAACTACAGCACCGGCCAAAAGTTTGGGCAcaatttctctctttatttttactattttcgacattttcaaataatagtaaagacagcaaaactattaaataacacagatggaattatttttttaaaagaaattcatacataggcatcaacttccCTATTTATATTTAcctaagaaaaacaaatttcaagcatttaagcataagtctttggataaaaacatctttgaatgcatgtttcccattatgttaattgggtgtgtccaaacttttgagtgGCACTGTATGTTGCAGACAGAGGtgcttttctccatttctcccaTTCACAGGAGGCTGTTCCCACCTGTCACTACAGTATACGTCTGTGTCTTCACCTCCTATTCAGGAGTATTTAACCTCAGATTCATGTTACATGTAGATTCAGTGTGAAACCTAGCTTAACATTTCCTGCGTGACTGGAAattccttgctttttttttcaggatgtcgcataaaaaaaaatgaattaatgctCAGCTTGTTGAGTAGTTAATGGTGCGTATGCATATGCGTTCAAACCTCCCTGCGATGCAGAGCTGTCTCTGACGGCTAAATGGAAACGGGCCAAATTATCTTCATGGATACATCAGTGGCGTGTGCTGTGAAAAGGGGGGTGACAGAAGACTCATTTTGACACTAAAGCACTACAGTGCATATTAATGTCTAAATAGTGCCGAGAGTCTCTTGAGGGAAAGGGGGAGCTACATTTCGTGCACTTCTGGGTGCCAGTGCGCACAAAATACAAATCAGCTTGCAGTGCCTTTGCATATTCATGCACCTCTATAGCTTGCTGGAATGGTTTTGCAATGGTTCGCTCCAGTGGGAGTAGGTGCTGGCAGCTGATCCCAGGGCCACATATGTCCAAAAGGACACCTCATCCAAGCAGTCCAGTCCATCGATGTGATGTCACTCTGTAAATTCAGTGAGGGTGAGCATGAGAGTGTAGGGACATCTCTTCCAGGGACAAGATCGCTTTTGCCTTTATTAACAGATGTACATGTCTGCAGCCAGATGTGGCTCATGCCTGGAGGAGACAGGAATGTGCACAGATATTCACAATCCTTTGAAATGCCTGCCACATGAGGACAAATCAAGGTATCTGACCAGTTTATTAACAATTATTTAGTATTAGTTGATAAATGACTATTTGGTACAATTTCAATGATAATAAATTACTGTGTACAAATGGTTTTGTGCAGTATGCACACGTTTACAACGTGTTTTTCACCACATCTTGTGTATGCAAATCCAAATGCatataatcacattttaaatattattgtcTGACAGCAATTGCAAACATAGCTCTATTGTGTATCATAGTTCAATCGAATGTGTGCTAGCAGACTCTGAAAATGATCATGTCTGTTAAAAATATAGCGCTCTATAGATCAGGTCCTTAATCAGAATTACAGTGTAAGATGTTAGTGATACTAGAAAAATATCCtcactttttccatttgcttAGCATTAAAAAATTCATACCAGAACATACCGTCTCTCTAGTGTTTTTAGCAGGATGGTAAAAACATTCTCAGAAGTACATTTTGTTACTATTACTTGTTTTCTCTTTGACAAAgtggaaatgtttttacttAAGCTAGCAGCTCTGTGGCAGAAAGCTATGCAGAGAGTTGTGttaaatatgaacatatgaatCAGTCCATacttgtaaaaatgaaataaaataaaaacattgcatgCTGTAATTTTGATGAGTCATCGCAAAGTGTATTAAAGTGTCACTGCAGTGAATTCTTCATGTGACGACAAGATGTTCCCTGTGTTACAGACTATGATATAATCATTTGAATCTGTTCCATTTTTGtttagcatttaaaaagcatttgttGTCACCTCTGTTATTACCTCAGATGCAGTTGTATTTTTGGAACATCGAATGGGGGAACTGACTGCTTTGAAATACAATGCTCTGTACGCCTTCTCTGCCAGAAAAGTATCAACTCGACAAGTAAATTCATGCTGTCAGCTGCAAGCTAAGGTATTTAACAAACAACGGATTGTGCAATGGAGAACTTACATGTTCGGTTTTGGAGCGCATTTCCCTTACAGATCGATGTTGCCATCTTCCTGCTCAATGCTGTTCATCTCTTAGCTTGATAGCTTGCCTAAACAGTCGATAAAGAGCTTGAATATTCATGGCGTTACTCCTCAGTGTCTCCAATACTATTTCAAATATGGTAACCATAGCTTCTAACTAGTTCTGTAAGGTGGAACTTAGATTTAGACTGTTGCTTAGTCATCGATGCTGATAAAGCATTTCAGCAAGAGTTCTTTTACACTGTTATGTCAATTACAGCATTAGCAAGCTCTAATAAGACTTAAAACTTTTAATATCTTAAAACTACTGAGACCCATGAAAGCTTTGGAGTAGGAAGCAAATGCTGTGTGGAACCCTCAGTTTGCATGTAAAAATCAAACATGTCAGCAATGTAgttagctaaaaaaaaatctgtaatatttAACATAACATTACTACGCTATCATCATTTCCTTGGCAATAATATAAGCATGCTTGTTTTGAGCATGTATCTAGCAAGCTTTGTCTTTTCGTCAATTTTCCTATGAATCTTGGCATGAATCTATCACAAGGAGGGAGCAGTAGAAGGGCTTGGGAGGCTAGTGTGGGCTGTGTATGGCTGGGTTATAGAATGCTGGGGAAAACTGTTGTGACCTCCAGGTAGGAACACTGACATTGTGTCTGGTAAGTGTCCTGTTTAATAATCCATAGTTGTCTAGCTGCGTGATCTTGTAGTGAGGTGAAGTAAAGGCAGAAAGTAATGCTGCTCCAGTTGTTCTAACAAGAATTTCCAACTATGCCACTGTTGCTGACCACTTTGTGGAAATGGTCAATCTTTTTCCACAGGAATCACCTATAAGGTAGAAAAAATTTGttgctaaacatttttttttacaattagtTCAGTATAGCTTTTGAAAGTTCAAATTTGCATGAGTTTAAAGTTGTGTTTCAGTGTAGGTCCACTCAAAGTCTATATATTGTCATGAAATAAGCACACTCAAAGGGTAAAGACAACCAGTCAGAGATGATGGATTCCTGGTATGCATAACTTCACACATGCGTGCTTTAGCCTATGGGTACAGGAACttgtgaataaaaacaaacctaTTCAATACCATAGAACTACTGCATTTGTAAGCCTTGGAGATGTTAGTACAAAACACATAACTATACAGCTACAAATTACTCATATGCTCAAGACTAACAGCATCTAGCTGTCGACATTATTAGTGCCCATTTACCTTGAGAGCTGGCCTGTTTGGTCAAGCAATTAAAATTATGGCTGACATCTAATCAGCCAGTTGTTCAATCATTGACGTGATGatttggctagctagctagttaatgaGCAAATGTTATCTTAAGTCTTATACATCCTGTTTCACACCCAAATATTATTAGTATGCCGCTCTCCTCCTCAGACAAAAAAGACATACATGTGTTTTCATCTCACCACTTAAGTATTCCAAATGGTCAGAGAATTTTTCAATGGTCCgcatttttcaaaatcattaaTTATTGTTCCCAGGCCAAAGCTTTCTGAGCATGATCATTTTGAGTAGCTGTACACATGCTGGATTGACACCTCAAACACATAAAAGTTCCTCTTGCTTACTTATTTTTCTCCCAGGTGTAACTGCAACAGCACTCACAGGCATTTTCTTTATCTCATTTTGGAGGTAGCAAGCATGTACTTGTTAGCAGTTATTTACGATGCTAATGCTATAATAATTCAGAGGCATGGGATTTTCCCAAATCACACCCCTTTCCTATTTTTCTAATAACACATcatgtgtgatttatttttaaacattatcaAACTatgtaaaagggaaaaataaacatttgccaCTTAAAAGTGTTAAAGCTACATCAGCTAAACtggcacatttttcatttaccaAGCATCTCGGAAAGACAGctgatgcaaaagaaaaaaaaatcattaaaggTTACATACTGTGTAAACCTTAATATAGTTGCTGTTTGTCTGGGTTAGAATGTAAGTGAGATTTAGTGGAAGTTGGAGTCCTAAATCCTTTGTTATCAAGCACAGATTTCAAATGGACAAATTGTATTTGTACTCCATATTGCACTTGTACTGCATTTATGGGATACGTATTATCTCAAAGCTTTATGAGCAAATATTTTGGGCTCATAAAGTGTCTGAAAGCAGAGaaggcattttcatttttttagtcAGTTGTAGtccagtgttttgtgtgttgatgATTTTTCCTGAACATTAACATGTTCTGTAATAAGTCCTGAAGAAAGTTAAGAAATTTTCAATACCATATAAAACTGTTATATGCATGGCAAATCTACTGtcttttcataaaacattttgtagCAGTTCACATATCCAGTTGTGTCCACACTAACAGCAGCATTAAAgtatcaaattttaatttaattatgctTTGGACTCTCAGCTGAAAATATATTCACGTAATATGACATTCtaagtgtttgtattttttactaGTGAGGTGGTTAAAGTGTGAATCCAGCCTCcaggtgaaatgaaaatttaacGACATTAAAAGGACTCTTAATACATCTAGTTATGAGTGTAACGAGGCAATGAGCAAAAGATTTTAGTTCATTTCTGCCCGATTCAAAGGGTTCAGTCAGTGTAAATCACCCTGCATAATTAATTTTCCTCATCTTAATGTTCCTTCTTGTACTCTCTCCCATAGGTTCACCAGCTGGCAGTGAACATTTTTAACCTCCGTTCTGACACAAGCACAAGGAAAGGAGGCCATGCCTACATCCTGTGGAACTCAACACTGCACCCCAACACGGAAGACCTAAAATGGGGCCTCTTCTGGCTGCCATGCTGTACATACGGCTGTGACTGACTTTGAGAACCCCGTTTCAACAAGTAGCTCTTCACTCAAGCCTGCTTGCCTTAATCTGTGCCCCTGTCTAAGATACAACACTCCCagcattccctctctctctttcccctctttaTAAAGACAACCGTCCCTTATCCCTTTCCACCCATTATGGCTTGCTGTTTCTGCATACCCACCCCTCCCCGCCCtactgccccctctctcctcctgtccctaGTCTCCCTGCTTCTGTTCCTCCACTTGCCTGTGCTAGTGCGGGCCGACTGCTGGCTCATCGAAGGGGACAAGGGCTACGTGTGGCTGGCCATCTGCAGCCAGAACCAGCCCCCTTATGAGACCATCCCCCAGCACATCAACAACACAGTTCACGACCTGCGGCTGAACGAGAACAAGCTGAAGGCGGTCTACTTCACCTCTCTGAGCCGCTTCACCAACCTGACCGACCTCAACCTCACCAAGAATGAGATTGCCTACATCGAGGACGGGGCCTTCGCCGGGCAGGCCAacctgcaggtgctgcagctgGGCTACAACAAGCTGACCAACCTGACGGAGGGCATGCTGCGGGGGCTGGGCCGCATGCAGTGCCTCTTCGTGCAGCACAACCTGATCGAGGTCATCTCCcccaatgcattctgggagtgcCCCAGTCTCAGCAGCCTGGACCTGTCCTCCAACAAGCTGGCCCGCCTGGACCCCTCCACCTTCACCGGCCTCAGTCGGCTAATGGTGTGCGAGCTGGCGGGCAACCCCTTCCACTGTGGCTGTGAGCTGTACAGTTTCCTCATCTGGCTGGAGGTCTTCAACAATGTGACCCGCACCTACGATCGCTTGCAGTGTGAGACGCCCCGCGAGTTTTTCGGCTACCCGCTGCTGAGCCCCGTGTCGGGTAACGGGCGGAACGCCCGCACGATCTTGTACTCTATGTGCCGGGACGGGGTGATCATCCCTGGCATCACCTCCCTGCCACCTGATTCTGAATCCTCGGGCATCGGCCCAGATATGTCCGACCGTGTGGGGCCCTACCACCAGCCAACCACCTCCTCCACAACTGATCCCACCTACAGCCCCAGCATGAAGCTGCAGGAGGTGTCCCTCTACTCGGCCTCCCTGATGGTGCAGATCCCCCGGCCGTACAGCAAGATGTACATCCTGGTGCAGTACAACCATACCTATGTGTCCGATGTCATGAACCTCAAGAACAAAAAGGAGATCATCACGCTGAACAACCTGAAGGCGCATACCAACTATACCTTCTGCGTGGCCTCCATCCGCAACTCCCAGCGCTACAACCACACCTGCCTCCATTTCGCCACCCGCATGCCAAGTCCAGACGACATGCCTCGcagcccctccaccaccacccactACATCATGACAATCCTGGGCTGCCTGTTCGGGATGCTGATCGTGCTGGGGCTGGTCTACTACTGTCTGCGCAGGCGCCGGATACAAGAAGAGAAGCAGAAGTCCATCAGTGTCAAGAAGACCATCCTGGAGATGCGCTACGGGCCCGAagcagccgcagcagcagcTAATGACCCTTCGGCCGTGCAGAAGCTTCATGAACAAGcgcaccaccagcaccaccacaagCTGCCCCCATccgcctcctccagctctgggATGCTGCAGGGCTCAGCTAACACCAGCTCCTCCCGCCTCTCCTCCATCCCACAGGTGGAGAAGATAGCCACAGCCTTTTCGGAAGCCGTGGCTGCCAACAAAGGTAACTATATGGACGTGAGGACTTCTGCGTCCGGAGAGGACCGAGGCAGGGATGGAGGGTTGCAGGGGGTTGGGGAGGACAACATGCGCGAGGAGGACGGGATTGATGCGGGAGAGGACTCCGACGATGATGGCCGGGGCTCTGCATCAGAGATTTCCACCATTGCCAAGGAAGTGGACAAAGTGAACCAGATCATCAACAACTGCATTGACGCACTCAAGCTGGACTCCGTTGCCGTGGCAGCTGCGGCAGCTGCGGCTGCCACCACGACAGACAaccccacctctccccctcccacctgcATAACCTCCTTGGCCAGGGGCATCATCCCACTCTCAGCTAGCATCACAGAGTCGTGTCAGATTCTGGCATCCCCCAAaatcccccctcctccccctcttc
This genomic stretch from Megalops cyprinoides isolate fMegCyp1 chromosome 1, fMegCyp1.pri, whole genome shotgun sequence harbors:
- the elfn2a gene encoding extracellular leucine-rich repeat and fibronectin type III domain containing 2a isoform X1, whose amino-acid sequence is MACCFCIPTPPRPTAPSLLLSLVSLLLFLHLPVLVRADCWLIEGDKGYVWLAICSQNQPPYETIPQHINNTVHDLRLNENKLKAVYFTSLSRFTNLTDLNLTKNEIAYIEDGAFAGQANLQVLQLGYNKLTNLTEGMLRGLGRMQCLFVQHNLIEVISPNAFWECPSLSSLDLSSNKLARLDPSTFTGLSRLMVCELAGNPFHCGCELYSFLIWLEVFNNVTRTYDRLQCETPREFFGYPLLSPVSGNGRNARTILYSMCRDGVIIPGITSLPPDSESSGIGPDMSDRVGPYHQPTTSSTTDPTYSPSMKLQEVSLYSASLMVQIPRPYSKMYILVQYNHTYVSDVMNLKNKKEIITLNNLKAHTNYTFCVASIRNSQRYNHTCLHFATRMPSPDDMPRSPSTTTHYIMTILGCLFGMLIVLGLVYYCLRRRRIQEEKQKSISVKKTILEMRYGPEAAAAAANDPSAVQKLHEQAHHQHHHKLPPSASSSSGMLQGSANTSSSRLSSIPQVEKIATAFSEAVAANKGNYMDVRTSASGEDRGRDGGLQGVGEDNMREEDGIDAGEDSDDDGRGSASEISTIAKEVDKVNQIINNCIDALKLDSVAVAAAAAAAATTTDNPTSPPPTCITSLARGIIPLSASITESCQILASPKIPPPPPLPLVLPLSERPGISGGGFLSPPYRDPPPATAVRPLQRQLSADAAVVVLSSIKNRCSVSSSGSIKSARVFSLDVPEPRSPDSCQYPEKGSPVGCGEPLERLPLVGGQGGGGGGGGGGGAGTGAQHHLEVHPDYHCSEHRHSFPALYYEGAADTPTQKASFLKPLTRTKRDAAYSQLSPRHHNYSGYSSSPEYSSESTLRIWERFRPYKKSLREEATYMAAGHALRKKVQFAKDEDLHDILDYWKGVSAQQKL
- the elfn2a gene encoding extracellular leucine-rich repeat and fibronectin type III domain containing 2a isoform X2, with the translated sequence MACCFCIPTPPRPTAPSLLLSLVSLLLFLHLPVLVRADCWLIEGDKGYVWLAICSQNQPPYETIPQHINNTVHDLRLNENKLKAVYFTSLSRFTNLTDLNLTKNEIAYIEDGAFAGQANLQVLQLGYNKLTNLTEGMLRGLGRMQCLFVQHNLIEVISPNAFWECPSLSSLDLSSNKLARLDPSTFTGLSRLMVCELAGNPFHCGCELYSFLIWLEVFNNVTRTYDRLQCETPREFFGYPLLSPVSGNGRNARTILYSMCRDGVIIPGITSLPPDSESSGIGPDMSDRVGPYHQPTTSSTTDPTYSPSMKLQEVSLYSASLMVQIPRPYSKMYILVQYNHTYVSDVMNLKNKKEIITLNNLKAHTNYTFCVASIRNSQRYNHTCLHFATRMPSPDDMPRSPSTTTHYIMTILGCLFGMLIVLGLVYYCLRRRRIQEEKQKSISVKKTILEMRYGPEAAAAAANDPSAVQKLHEQAHHQHHHKLPPSASSSSGMLQGSANTSSSRLSSIPQVEKIATAFSEAVAANKGNYMDVRTSASGEDRGRDGGLQGVGEDNMREEDGIDAGEDSDDDGRGSASEISTIAKEVDKVNQIINNCIDALKLDSVAVAAAAAAAATTTDNPTSPPPTCITSLARGIIPLSASITESCQILASPKIPPPPPLPLVLPLSERPGISGGGFLSPPYRDPPPATAVRPLQRQLSADAAVVVLSSIKNRCSVSSSGSIKSARVFSLDVPEPRSPDSCQYPEKGSPVGCGEPLERLPLVGGQGGGGGGGGGGGAGTGAQHHLEVHPDYHCSEHRHSFPALYYEGAADTPTQKASFLKPLTRTKRDAAYSQLSPRHHNYSGYSSSPEYSSESTLRIWERFRPYKKSLREEATYMAAGHALRKKHHEFGGS